From one Zhongshania sp. R06B22 genomic stretch:
- a CDS encoding mechanosensitive ion channel family protein, translated as MLEIFEQEATNVITTVITLLPDLLGAVLMLLLGWLLARFLRMAITRLARAFNTLVAGRFYGTNSEFARIPTTVQQLLGATVFWATILVFVAVSVRLMGFDGVAHWLERLVVYLPSLLSGGLIIIAGAIIGSASRKLITHAAETADIARPELLGQSSQVAFIVVGLIIGLGQIGVDVTFLIMLFGIVLATVLAGFSLAFGLGAKPLVENLIANQHLKLLVKPGQQVACGSLHGRVLEFTATGVLLETEHGRTLLPAKLFMEQSLSLITSEKKDGN; from the coding sequence ATGCTGGAAATTTTCGAGCAAGAAGCCACAAATGTAATAACTACTGTTATCACATTGCTGCCAGACCTACTCGGTGCGGTATTGATGTTATTGCTTGGTTGGTTGCTGGCGAGATTTTTGAGAATGGCGATAACGCGGCTTGCGAGAGCATTCAATACGCTGGTGGCGGGACGTTTTTATGGCACCAACAGTGAATTTGCTCGCATTCCCACAACGGTGCAACAGCTGTTAGGCGCCACAGTTTTTTGGGCAACAATATTGGTTTTTGTGGCTGTTTCTGTTCGCCTTATGGGGTTTGATGGAGTGGCTCACTGGCTGGAACGCCTTGTGGTTTATCTACCCTCTTTACTTTCTGGCGGACTGATTATTATCGCTGGCGCGATTATTGGCAGCGCTTCCAGAAAGCTGATCACCCATGCAGCTGAAACTGCTGACATTGCTCGACCAGAGTTATTGGGTCAATCCTCCCAGGTCGCTTTTATTGTTGTTGGTTTGATTATTGGACTAGGACAGATTGGCGTTGATGTTACCTTTCTGATTATGCTTTTCGGCATAGTATTGGCGACGGTACTGGCAGGGTTTTCTCTCGCCTTCGGCCTCGGCGCCAAACCCTTAGTCGAAAACTTAATTGCCAATCAGCATCTCAAATTGTTAGTCAAACCCGGCCAGCAAGTTGCTTGTGGGTCGCTGCATGGCCGCGTACTGGAATTTACTGCCACCGGTGTTTTACTCGAAACTGAGCACGGCCGAACGCTATTGCCGGCAAAGCTTTTTATGGAGCAAAGTCTAAGTTTAATTACATCGGAGAAAAAGGATGGCAATTAA